From the Chlorogloeopsis sp. ULAP01 genome, the window CAGCAAGAAGTAGCCAAAGAAAGTGGCATGCGCCCCAATGATGATGGCTTTGACGATCAAGTTGAAACCAAAATTAGAGAAGTCATTCAATATATTGAAGATTTAGTTCACGGTTTTGATTTTGGTAACGTAATTATCGCTTATTGGCGTGGTTACCGCTTAGATGATGATGATTTAAAAAATGCAGCTTTGCGCTGGTTGCGAGGAGAATATAACACTAAAACTGAAGCAAAAGCAGCTCTGGGTGTGCGCATAATTATTGATGATGACAGTTGGTATGACTACATCAAATTATTAGCTAAGTTTGTAGCCGAAATTGGCTACAGAGGACTTTTAGTCTTGCTCGATGAAGCTGCACACATATATCAAATACCTACTACAGTCACACGAGAAAAGAATTACAACAGATTATTAGCAATATTTAATGACACCATGCAGTGTAAAGCAGAGCATCTTGGTGTTTTTATTGGTGGTACAACAAAATTTTTAGAAGATCCAAATCGTGGACTTTTTGCAGATGCAGCTTGGCGAAGACGCACCAAAGAAAGCCGTTTTTTAACTCAGGCTAACGTGCAAGAATTTTTAGGCCCAGTGATGCGACTTAACCCATTAACAGAAGAAGAAATCCTGACATTGTTGCAAAGATTGACTGAAATTCATGCGCTTAACTTTGGTTATGAGCAGAGTTTAAAAACTCGCGATTTAAAAGACTTTATCCAAGAAATTGTCAATCGTTTGGGTGCAGAAGCATTACTAACTCCTGGCGAAATAGTACGAGACTTTATTAGCGTTTTGAATGTGCTTCACCAAAATTCAGGTATATCTTTTGGTGATTTAATTCATGGCACTAATTTTAAACCCACAGTCGCAGGTAAAGATTCAGATGTGGATGAAGATGATGTAGCAGAATTTAGTTTGTAAAGAATCAAAGCTTCTTAGGCTAGAAGCCTTACGCTTAAACCATTCACGAAGTTCTAAGACTCATTCACGAGGTTGTGATACTCATTTACGAGGTTTCATACTATTTCACAAAAAGGCTGATATGGATCTACCCCACCGCCTACGGCACCTCCCCTTACTAAGGGGAGGTTGGGAGGGGTTGAATATGAATCACTCAAAAAGTGAAATGGTATCAATACTCATTTACGAGGTTCCAAGACTCATTCACGAAGTGCCGAGGCTCGTTGGCGAAATTTGTTGACGAATTACTGATACTACATCTGAATTTAATATCCCCTTTTACCCTACACCCTAGAAGGGTGTGGCTATACAAAAAAGGGGTTGAACAACCGGATTTAGTATGATAACCAGCAAATTGTAGGGTGAGCAATGCCCACTCCCTGATAAATTCGCCAACGCTATCATGATGCTGGGATGGTAGTTAAAACCCATTTAAATACAGCTTCTGTCTTTAGATACTAATTATTCCAGGCAGAACTTAGTTAAATCAAAAAGATACCGACATTAATAAATATATAGTTAATGACTTTAAGTACTCAGTTAGATAATCTTCCATTCTTAGAGCACAAATCTCACAGCACATCGCCATACTTGGGGCTAGTCTGCATAACCTTCTCTAAAGAGGTGCGCTATCGGACAATAACACGCACGCGTTACTTACAACTTGGTGAAGAACAACGCGCCAACACCCTCAAAGAACTTTATCGGGATAATTTGCAGCGTTTGGATGGGGCATTAACTTTTTGTCAACAGCACAAAATTCAACTTTATCGGATGCCTTCAGGTTTATTTCCGATGAGCGACATGGAAGACGAAATCGGTGCAAATATATTAGAGGAAATGAGTGCCGATTTAGCTAAGATTGGACAACAAGCAGAAAAATTGGGAATCAGAATGGTGCTGCACCCAGATCAATATGTAGTGTTGAGTTCTGATTCTCCAGCAATAGTAGCAACAAGCATCAAGATTCTAGAGCGTCACGCTCGCACGATGGATTTAATGAGTTTACCTCGTTCTGTTTGGTCTTTGATGAATATTCATGGCGGCAAATCTCAACGCCCCGAACAATTAGTGCGGGTAATTTCGGAATTACCAGAAAACGTCAAAAGTCGCTTGACTCTGGAGAATGATGAATATGCCTACAGTGCCAGTGAAATTTTAGCAGTCTGTAAAAGTGCTGGTGTGCCAATGGCATTTGATGCCCATCACCACATTTGCCACGAAAATTTGGATAGTTACGATCATCCGAGTGTGGCAGAAATGCTTGCTGCGGCGCGAGAAACTTGGGCTAATCCACAGTGGCAGATGGTTCATATTTCTAATGGCGAGCAGGCTTTTAATGACAGAAAGCACAGTAACTTAATTACTGCCATGCCCAGTGTCTATCACCAAGCACCTTGGATCGAAGTGGAAGCCAAGCAGAAAGAAGAAGCTGTTAACCATTTGCGATCGTGGTGGCTAATGCAGAATAATCTTTCATAGAGTAACTGTTTGCGTTTTTGCAATAAAAGCGCGAAATTTAAGATATGGCGATCGCAATCGATTTTGGTACAAGCAATACAGTTATTGCTCGTTGGAATCCTGTTACCCAAGAACCAGAAACTCTCAATTTAGCTGGTTTATCAGTTCAACAAAGTCTCAATCCGCCCCTAATTCCCAGCTTGGTGTATGTAGAAGATGCCGCCAAAGCAAAAGTTTTGGTAGGGCAACAAGTACGCGATCGCGGTTTGGATTTAAAAAACGATCCGCGATTTTTCCGTACTTTCAAACGTGGTATTGGCACAGATATCCAAGGTTTTTTACCCGAATTAGATGGGCAAATAGTTACTTTTGAACAAGTCGGGCAATGGTTTCTCAACCGAGTGATTGAAGAATTAGCACCGATGCAAGGTGGTGTAGAATCTCTGATATTAACTGTACCCGTAGATAGTTTTGAAGCTTATCGTTACTGGTTGGGCAAAGTTTGTCAAGCACTACCTGTAGAGCAGGTGCGAATCCTGGATGAACCCACAGCCGCAGCTTTGGGTTACGGCATGGCAGACAAAGAAGTTTTGTTGGTGGTTGACTTTGGTGGTGGAACACTCGATTTATCCCTAGTCAGGTTGGATCGCAGCGTGCAAGTAGCTAGTAAACCCGTCGGATTTTTACTGAAATGGGGAAATAAATCTCTAGCTCAAACCTCTAAGCAAAAGGTAAAAACTGCCCGTGTGTTAGCAAAAGCCGGACAAAATTTGGGTGGTTCTGATATCGACAATTGGATAGTTGATTACTTTGCCCAAACTCAAGGTTTGACAGTCAGCCCCTTGACAATGCGGCTAGCAGAAAAAGTCAAAATTCAATTATCAAACCAAACCCAAGCCAGTGAAGTTTATTTCAATGATGAAACTTTTGAAAGTTATGAACTAGAATTAAATCGCGATACTTTGGAGAGTATCCTCAAAGAACACGCGTTTTTTGAGCGACTTGATGACTCAATGACTCAGCTGTTGCAGCAAGCACGACGTCAAGGCATCGAAGTAGCAGATATTAATGCTGTGCTTTTAGTTGGTGGTACCGTACAAATACCAGCAGTGCAGACATGGATCAAGCAATATTTTAAACCAGATAAAATTCGCTGTGAACGACCGTTTGAAGCGATCGCCCAAGGTGCCTTACAGATAGTTCAAGGTGTAGAAATCAAAGATTTTCTCTACCACAGCTACGGCATCCGCTATTGGGATAAGCGCAATTATCGTCACGGTTGGCATCCGATTATTAAAGAGGGGCAGCCTTACCCGATGACTCAGCCAGTAGAGTTAGTCTTGGGTGCTTCTTTAGAAAATCAGCCTAGCATTGAATTAATTATGGGCGAATTGGGAGCAGATACAGGCAGTACGGAAGTTTATTTTGATGGCGATCGCCTAATTACTCGCCGTCTTGATAGTGGTGTTACCACCGTTAAACCCCTAAATGATAAAGATGGAGCAAGAACAATTGCAAACCTTACACCACCAGGATTTCCGGGAAGCGATCGGATTAAAATTCGGTTTTTGGTTGACGATCAGCGCTTTTTGCGAATTACAGTCGAGGATTTATTGACGAATGAAACTCTACTGGAGAATCAACTGGTAGCGCAATTAAGTTAAGTTGAAGGCAGGGGGCAGAAGGAAAAAGTTTTTTTCATTCATGACGGCTACTTAGAAGATGAAAGATACAAATCCCCGACTTTTTTGAAAAGTCGGGGATCTTGTTTGTCACTTTACTCTCTACTTACGCACCACTACCAAAGTACCAATCTCAGCCCAATTGAAAATTTTGCGAGCTTCCTTTACTGGTAAATTGACACAACCGTGGCTAACGGGAGTACCAAATCGGTTATGCCAAAAAGCGCCATGAATAGCATAGCCCCGAAAAAAATACATAGTATAAGGAACATTAGGAATATCGTAGCCCGGCCCTCGCATTCTGGCAGAGCGATATTTAGTGCTAATGAGAAAGTTACCTTTTTTTGTAGGAGTTGAGCGCTTTCCAGTTGAAACTCTTATAGAATGAACAAGTTTATTGTCTTCCCATGCATATAAGCGTTGCTCGGATAAATCAATTACAATTTTCTTGCGGGGTTTTACTTGCTTTACTGTTTCGGGTTGACTGAAGTAGTCAGGGTTGAATGAGCGATAGGAAAAGTGAGACACAGAAATGCGGGAATTTAAAAGAGTAAAAGAAGTTCCCAATACCAATCCCGCAGACGCAAACAAAGCTCCTAACCAACCAACCCAACTGCTACCAACCAAGTTTGCCATTTGTGTATTACTTTCTAGCTTTAGTGCGATCGCAAACCAATATTCTCAACTATCGATGAACAACCACTGGTGTACCTATCGATGCCCAATCAAATAGCCATTTAGCGTGATTGGGTGCAACATTCACACAGCCGTGACTAACAGGTGTGCCAAATCTTCGATGCCAGTATGCTCCGTGAATAGCATAGTTTCCTTGATAAAACATCGTATATGGAACGTTAGGAACGTCATAATCTCTACCGCGCATCCGAGTTTTCCTGAGTTTAGTTTGGATTTGAAAAACACCAGTACGAGTGGGAGTAGATTTTTTACCTGTGGAGACAATGACTGCAAAAACAGGTTTTTTCCCTTCCCAAGCAATTAATTTTTGTTGTGACAGGTTGATTTGGATCCAGCGTTTTTCAGTTTCTTGGAGATTGGCGATCGCTTGTCTAATCACCTGAGGTTTAGATTGCGCCCATATCTCCTGTGAACTGGTGCCAAAAAGACTTATAGATAATGCCACACTAGCGAGGAGTGTTTTTGAGCAACGCACCCAATTCAGGGAAAGTAGATTTTTCATAACTGTTACACCAAAATGACAAATTTTTGGGAAAATTTGAGTTTTTTCGCTCAGATTTTGACTCGATTGCTGCAACAGGCATGAGTTTTCTCATCTCATCCTATAGCAGTTGTCCAGATTCATAATTGTCAAAATGCACAGAATGGCAAATAGGAGCAGCAGAGCCAGTCATACCAATTTTGGATTTTGGATTAAAAGTTTTCCTATGCCAATTTGGTATCATCCTTGTTTTATTCGTAGTTTGGAATCTTTAAAGTCGCTAAGTAGACGTCATGAATGAAAAAACTTTCTTTTTTTCTGCCACGCCACTTGCTACAACGGAGCGGAGCAGGAGTTGCTCCGCCTCCGGGGAACCTCCAAGGGCGCAGTGGCTCCTCTGTCTACTGCCTTCTGCCTTCTACTCAGCATGGTTTTCTCTCTATGAATGCATCAAGTACTCTTCATTCATAGAGTTCCCATTTTCAAGATCAAAAATAAAGCCCACAGGCTTCCAGCCTGGGGCTAGACAAATAAAATCCTTACAGGCTGCCTCCGCAGTCTTTATTTGTGTGGCTACACCCCCAGTGAAGCCATCAAGATTTTCGCCTGCCTAGAGATTCCTTGCCAATCTCCAACTTCTACAAACTGTTTGGGAAACAACTCACCACTTAAACCCACAGCGATCGCTCCCGCTTGTAAAAATTCTCTTGCATTTGCTAATGTGACGCCACCAGTAGGAATCAAAGGAATATGCCCTAATGGCCCTTGTAAACTTTTTATATACTTTGCCCCTCCTACTGCTTGCACGGGAAATACTTTGACACAGGTTGCGCCATAATGCCACGCGCTCACAATTTCGGTGGGAGAAAGCGCCCCTGGGATCATAGGTAGATTTTGCTCAAGCGCAACTTGAATCATAGCCCTGTCAACGTGAGGTGTGAATAGAAATTGCGCTCCGGCAGAAATTGCTTGATGCATATGTTGCAAATTTAACAGTGTTCCTGTGCCAATCAAACAATCAGGTAATTCTAAGCGGAGTTTACAGATTAACTCACCGGCATTGGCACTATTCCAAGTAATTTCGATTAAATGCATTCCCCCAGATGCTACAGCCAAAGCCATTTGGTGTCCAAGCTCTAGATTTGAAGCGCGAATCACAGCGATCACTCGGTATTTTTGCGCCAGGGTTAACCAAGGGTGATTTGACATTACTTAAGTGTGAATTTGAAAAAATCAGTGACTGAAAATCTACACCAAAATTAATGTGGCGAGATTAGAGTGTGTAAACAATAAATGCTTGAATCTTCTAATACCATTTCACTTTTTGAGTGATTCATATTCAACCCCTCCCAACCTCCCCTTAGTAAGGGGAGGTGCCGTAGGCGGTGGGGTACATCCATATCAGCCTTTTCGTGAATATAGTATAACCACAGATAGATTTTATTAATAAAAATGATTTTAATCAAAAAAAATAGTATCTAAGCGATTAATCGCGTCTGGAGGAGAGCTATTCGATTCAAACTCAAGAATATAGGATCTTGAGATATATAACTATGGAATACTGAGTAATTAAGGAATTTCACTCGCTAGCGAGAGGAAAACAAGCAAATGAATTTTTAAGCTAGTTAAGGTATGAAGTTCTTTAAAAAATTTGGTAATAGTTCTATGCCTCTCTACAAACTCGCAGACTTTGACCCTAACTACCGCGAAACTTTTAGTGGCGACGATATCCAAGGTTTGCCTCTCTATACTCAAGGAGGAAATAAAATTGGCACAGTCATTGATACATTAGTCGATGCAGATGGACGTTTTCGCTATTTAGTAATTGATAGTGAAGTAGATGTTACTAGCAAAAGAATATTACTACCAATCGGCCTTTCCCATATAGATTATAATGCCGGGCGCGTTACTGTAGATGGTCTGAGTAGAGAGCAAGTAATGCAGTTACCTGAATACAGAGACAACATGGTTGTTGATTACGATTATGAAGAACAGGTACGCAGAGCTTATCGTCCTTTAGGAACTAATCTCAATTATGATCGCGATTCTTATACTTATCAACAAGACGCAGATTTATACAATTTGAGTGAACAGAAACATCAAACTATTAAATTATATGAGGAACGGTTAATTGCTAACAAAAATCGTGTCAAAACTGGAGAGGTAGCTGTTGGCAAACACATAGAAACCGAAACTGCCCAAGTTTCCATACCTATTGAAAGAGAGCGAGTTGTAATTGAACGAGTTACTCCCACAGCAGGAGAAACAGTAGTTAATCCAAGCGAGCTTCAATTCCAAGAAGGAGAAGTAGCACGCATAGAAATTTATGAAGAAACACCTGAAATACATAAAGAAGCATTTGTACGTGAAGAAGTTCGTGTTAAAAAAGTAGTAGATAGAGATACTGTTGAAGCTCAAGAAACAATTCGTCGTGAAGAATTAGATATTAAGACCGAAGGTGATTTACCGATAGATGAGACTAATGCAAATAGAATTGACACAATTTAACCTTATTTGTTCTAATTAAGTAAGTAAAAAATTAGAACCTCTTTTCTATATTTCCTTTATTTATACAGGCAGATAAATTATTTATTTCTGCCTGTTTTTTATGATCAAATAACAGATAATTCATAGTTAATAAAACTATAATAATCATTAGATTTTATATAGACTATGCTGAAAATATCAAAGATATGCCAATAGATTATATCTATAAACAACTAACTCCTTCGTTAGAAAGATGGGTAAGTTTTAAGATTTGCTTAGTCTAGTATTAACAAGATAAAACCGTTTGGGAGAATCAGCATGGCTCTTTACAAACTCACAGATTTTGATCCCGATTATAAAGATAGCTTTGAAGGCAATGACATCAAAGGAATGGGTGTCTATGCACAAGGTAGTGATGAGAAGATTGGTACTGTTAGCGACGTCTTAGTAGACGAGAACGGCCGTTTCCGCTATATGGTAGTGGATATGGGCTTTTGGATTTTTGGTAAGAAAGTGTTATTACCAGTTGGACGTTCCCGCGTAGATCGTGCTGCTGATCGCGTATATGCCATTGGTATGACAAGAGAACAAGCAGACAATCTACCTGAATACGACGAGCTACAAACCGTTGATTACGACTACGAAGAACGGGTACGTGGTGTATATCGTACCTCTCCAGCAGTAGATAGATCCGCTCCTCTAGAAGCATCAGCCCCTCTTGAAAGTCCTACTGCATCTACAGCTTATACTTCTGCTGCTACTCCCACTTATGAGCGCGACAGCTACACATACGAGCGGGAACCATCTTTGTTTGAGATGAATGAGCAAAATCACCAAACTCTCAGACTATACGAAGAGCGGTTAATCGCCAACAAACAACGTCGTAAAGTTGGGGAAGTTGCTGTTGGTAAGCGCGTTGAAACTGAAACAGCACGAGTTGCAGTTCCAGTAGAGAAAGAGCGAGTAGTTGTTGAGCGCGTAACACCACAAGATGCAGGTAGAGCAGTTGCTCCCGGTGAAGCTAACTTCCGCGAAGGTGAAGTTGCTCGTGTGGATATCTACGAAGAAACTCCTGATATTCGCAAAGAAGCTGTAGTACGTGAAGAAGTCAGAGTTAGAAAAGAAGTAGAGCAAGATACTGTTGAGGCTCAAGAAACAGTTCGTCGGGAAGAATTGGATATCAACGCTCCTAATTTGCCGATAGACGAGCGTGATAGATAATAGAATCAGGCTGCTTTAGTTAGTAGTCTATAGCCCATTAAATATTCACTTTGGGCTATAGACTCAAAATCTTTCACCGATTTAAATTAGTACAAGTAGAGCGTAATTAACAGCTTTACTTGTACTACAAATAGTAATATACAAATATATATAGAACCTAGAAAGCTGTCTAAAAAAGTTTCAAAAGGAATTCGGAGGATTTTGAATGCTAAGTTATAACTTAAATACTTGATAAGTAAACATTTTATAAGATAAAGATTATGTTTTCTAACTCTACTACTCCCAATAAAGAACATATTAATACCTTGCTTAATAACTTAATTAGAAGAATCCGAAATTTTGCAGTATTAGATAAGCAAGGTAAACTTATAGGGAGGGTAAAAGATTTAATTCTTGATTTTCATCATCAACTGAATTTGATGGTTTCTCAAATTTATGAGCATCAAGAAGGAGATACAAAGCCTATACAAGAAAATCACCACTACTTTTTATTATCTAGTAAGCTAATTAAAAGAATCGACGTAGCTACAAAATCGGTGTTTCTAGACATAGAACAATCACAGTTAGAGCATATGCCAGAATATTACCAATCCGAAATAGCCGACGGTACTCAAAAGTTAGAGCAAGCTAATACTACTGAAATTATTCATTCACAGGTTCAAAACCCGACTTTAGATTCTGGAGTTTCAGAAAATATTACTGAAGAAGAGATTATTCGTTTGCTAGGTGAAAGAATAATTGTTGACCGAAACAAACGGAAAGTTGGTGATGTAATTGTTCGCAAAGAAATTGAAACTCGCATAGTACAAATTCCAGTTAGATACGAAAAGCTTATTGTTGAACAAGTAAGCCCCGAACATAAACAACTCGCTGAGATTAATTTAAGTCAAGAGGAACTTTCAAGTGTTGAATTAACAGAGTTAGAGCAAGCAACTGTTAGCATTCTTGATGGTAATTTGACTGTGAGTGGTGATTTTAATTCGCCCAAAATTGCTAGTTTACTTTTAAATGCGATCGCCTTGGAAAAAAATCATGGTTGCAAGAAAGTAAGAGTAACTATTTCTGTTGAAGATGAGGAAAACAGACAAAAATATCAGGAATGGTTTGAACGTACATCAATTAGGTAAGGGGAAAGGTGACAGGGGACAGGGAGTAGTTCTCGTTACCAGGTTAAATTCCTCTTCTTCCTAGTCCCTAATCGCCAGTACCCAGTACCTTTTGACCTCATACCAAAGGTAATAAAATTTCAAATTCAGTGCCTATACCAACTTCTGAGCGTAAATTAAATTTACCGCCATGTCTTGCTGTGACAATTCTATAACTTACTGCTAAACTAGTTTCTTTATCAGCCCTTTTTTCTACAGAAAAAGATTCAATTATTTGCTGTTGAAACTCTTTGGACATACCAGGGCCATTATCAGTGATACGAATTGAAACCCAGCGAGAATCGGGTATTTGTGAGTTATGAGATGGTTGAGAAATAACTGATGTTTTAATTTCAATGCGAGGAGTTTCAACTTTTCCATCTGGAGCCTGATTAAGTTGAAGCCTTACTGCTTCATCAAGTAAAACATCTACAGCTTGGCTCAAAATATTCATAAAAACTTGGTGAAGTTGACCAACAAAACAATATACAGGTGGAAGATGACCATAGTTTGTAATAACTTGAATTTCTTTTTTAATCCGGCTATTTATTAGTAGTAAAATATTATCTATACATCTGTGTAAATCT encodes:
- a CDS encoding ATP-binding protein; amino-acid sequence: MAKLKISKKVSTAIINSLSAGVVPRVGLEQIAVGRERELKSLLQNLDDIAEGIAAFRFIIGNYGSGKSFTLQLLRNRAVEQGFVVADADLSSERRLAGTNHEGLATYRELMSHLATKTRPDGGALVSILEGWINKIQQEVAKESGMRPNDDGFDDQVETKIREVIQYIEDLVHGFDFGNVIIAYWRGYRLDDDDLKNAALRWLRGEYNTKTEAKAALGVRIIIDDDSWYDYIKLLAKFVAEIGYRGLLVLLDEAAHIYQIPTTVTREKNYNRLLAIFNDTMQCKAEHLGVFIGGTTKFLEDPNRGLFADAAWRRRTKESRFLTQANVQEFLGPVMRLNPLTEEEILTLLQRLTEIHALNFGYEQSLKTRDLKDFIQEIVNRLGAEALLTPGEIVRDFISVLNVLHQNSGISFGDLIHGTNFKPTVAGKDSDVDEDDVAEFSL
- the uvsE gene encoding UV DNA damage repair endonuclease UvsE; the protein is MTLSTQLDNLPFLEHKSHSTSPYLGLVCITFSKEVRYRTITRTRYLQLGEEQRANTLKELYRDNLQRLDGALTFCQQHKIQLYRMPSGLFPMSDMEDEIGANILEEMSADLAKIGQQAEKLGIRMVLHPDQYVVLSSDSPAIVATSIKILERHARTMDLMSLPRSVWSLMNIHGGKSQRPEQLVRVISELPENVKSRLTLENDEYAYSASEILAVCKSAGVPMAFDAHHHICHENLDSYDHPSVAEMLAAARETWANPQWQMVHISNGEQAFNDRKHSNLITAMPSVYHQAPWIEVEAKQKEEAVNHLRSWWLMQNNLS
- a CDS encoding Hsp70 family protein → MAIAIDFGTSNTVIARWNPVTQEPETLNLAGLSVQQSLNPPLIPSLVYVEDAAKAKVLVGQQVRDRGLDLKNDPRFFRTFKRGIGTDIQGFLPELDGQIVTFEQVGQWFLNRVIEELAPMQGGVESLILTVPVDSFEAYRYWLGKVCQALPVEQVRILDEPTAAALGYGMADKEVLLVVDFGGGTLDLSLVRLDRSVQVASKPVGFLLKWGNKSLAQTSKQKVKTARVLAKAGQNLGGSDIDNWIVDYFAQTQGLTVSPLTMRLAEKVKIQLSNQTQASEVYFNDETFESYELELNRDTLESILKEHAFFERLDDSMTQLLQQARRQGIEVADINAVLLVGGTVQIPAVQTWIKQYFKPDKIRCERPFEAIAQGALQIVQGVEIKDFLYHSYGIRYWDKRNYRHGWHPIIKEGQPYPMTQPVELVLGASLENQPSIELIMGELGADTGSTEVYFDGDRLITRRLDSGVTTVKPLNDKDGARTIANLTPPGFPGSDRIKIRFLVDDQRFLRITVEDLLTNETLLENQLVAQLS
- a CDS encoding L,D-transpeptidase, which produces MANLVGSSWVGWLGALFASAGLVLGTSFTLLNSRISVSHFSYRSFNPDYFSQPETVKQVKPRKKIVIDLSEQRLYAWEDNKLVHSIRVSTGKRSTPTKKGNFLISTKYRSARMRGPGYDIPNVPYTMYFFRGYAIHGAFWHNRFGTPVSHGCVNLPVKEARKIFNWAEIGTLVVVRK
- a CDS encoding L,D-transpeptidase; amino-acid sequence: MKNLLSLNWVRCSKTLLASVALSISLFGTSSQEIWAQSKPQVIRQAIANLQETEKRWIQINLSQQKLIAWEGKKPVFAVIVSTGKKSTPTRTGVFQIQTKLRKTRMRGRDYDVPNVPYTMFYQGNYAIHGAYWHRRFGTPVSHGCVNVAPNHAKWLFDWASIGTPVVVHR
- a CDS encoding bifunctional 4-hydroxy-2-oxoglutarate aldolase/2-dehydro-3-deoxy-phosphogluconate aldolase, whose translation is MSNHPWLTLAQKYRVIAVIRASNLELGHQMALAVASGGMHLIEITWNSANAGELICKLRLELPDCLIGTGTLLNLQHMHQAISAGAQFLFTPHVDRAMIQVALEQNLPMIPGALSPTEIVSAWHYGATCVKVFPVQAVGGAKYIKSLQGPLGHIPLIPTGGVTLANAREFLQAGAIAVGLSGELFPKQFVEVGDWQGISRQAKILMASLGV
- a CDS encoding DUF2382 domain-containing protein — translated: MPLYKLADFDPNYRETFSGDDIQGLPLYTQGGNKIGTVIDTLVDADGRFRYLVIDSEVDVTSKRILLPIGLSHIDYNAGRVTVDGLSREQVMQLPEYRDNMVVDYDYEEQVRRAYRPLGTNLNYDRDSYTYQQDADLYNLSEQKHQTIKLYEERLIANKNRVKTGEVAVGKHIETETAQVSIPIERERVVIERVTPTAGETVVNPSELQFQEGEVARIEIYEETPEIHKEAFVREEVRVKKVVDRDTVEAQETIRREELDIKTEGDLPIDETNANRIDTI
- a CDS encoding DUF2382 domain-containing protein; the protein is MALYKLTDFDPDYKDSFEGNDIKGMGVYAQGSDEKIGTVSDVLVDENGRFRYMVVDMGFWIFGKKVLLPVGRSRVDRAADRVYAIGMTREQADNLPEYDELQTVDYDYEERVRGVYRTSPAVDRSAPLEASAPLESPTASTAYTSAATPTYERDSYTYEREPSLFEMNEQNHQTLRLYEERLIANKQRRKVGEVAVGKRVETETARVAVPVEKERVVVERVTPQDAGRAVAPGEANFREGEVARVDIYEETPDIRKEAVVREEVRVRKEVEQDTVEAQETVRREELDINAPNLPIDERDR
- a CDS encoding DUF2382 domain-containing protein, translated to MFSNSTTPNKEHINTLLNNLIRRIRNFAVLDKQGKLIGRVKDLILDFHHQLNLMVSQIYEHQEGDTKPIQENHHYFLLSSKLIKRIDVATKSVFLDIEQSQLEHMPEYYQSEIADGTQKLEQANTTEIIHSQVQNPTLDSGVSENITEEEIIRLLGERIIVDRNKRKVGDVIVRKEIETRIVQIPVRYEKLIVEQVSPEHKQLAEINLSQEELSSVELTELEQATVSILDGNLTVSGDFNSPKIASLLLNAIALEKNHGCKKVRVTISVEDEENRQKYQEWFERTSIR